A window from Pichia kudriavzevii chromosome 5, complete sequence encodes these proteins:
- a CDS encoding uncharacterized protein (PKUD0E03110; similar to Saccharomyces cerevisiae YMR098C (ATP25); ancestral locus Anc_2.461), translating to MLRSVRTIHPLAKYVTLACQRSFHVSTPVFNSPWYLDPKESPSITSPLKSVTIPKLPERHPQALENLVTYLATELGIDDLSVFDMRNKSTTTQGAYDIADFMVIGSGKSAKHLQSASTELDFYIKHELHKLPTTEGILKSGALAKYHRKLLKKGKKAPNYSKNTYGVTPNTWVMTDTKTDGIVIHMLTKERRVDLNFECLWAKDSEKEKYSSTSKNHDSDDIFKGIRYFHSTSQLKSNSFDPYNVTFDNYADQFRSLLRKHLVDYKVTSLKDLKDHLDSMYSAGITMNYSLIVEYFNTILKSEEFHQPFNTNMKAYIHRELFLFNLLDSYSVLLTNEQILDLLSLIIVSGSGFNNESFLTLKSIIKTFNIQQKELHDHSKILGKVQLLSEKLTDNYNSTHRELKRRIDSLLLTAYANKQNWFSFFKVLDSAIQRNDIPLVQASLPLVAVCSDNLTAYQYETKYLPLIKEAGMPKEIARFADIIYDKTHE from the coding sequence ATGTTGAGATCAGTGAGAACCATTCATCCTTTGGCTAAATATGTTACTTTAGCTTGCCAGAGATCCTTTCATGTTTCTACTCCGGTGTTTAATTCACCATGGTATCTAGATCCAAAGGAATCACCATCGATCACTTCTCCCTTAAAGTCGGTTACCATCCCAAAATTACCAGAAAGACATCCGCAGGCTCTTGAAAACCTGGTTACATACTTGGCCACTGAATTAGGTATTGATGACCTGTCAGTGTTTGACATGCGTAACAAGTCGACGACCACCCAAGGTGCTTATGATATCGCTGACTTTATGGTCATCGGTTCAGGTAAATCGGCCAAACATCTACAAAGTGCTTCAACAGAGCTCGATTTCTACATTAAACACGAACTGCATAAACttccaacaacagaagGTATATTGAAATCCGGCGCATTGGCCAAGTACCATCGtaaattgttgaagaagggTAAGAAGGCTCCAAACTATTCCAAGAACACATACGGCGTGACCCCAAACACTTGGGTCATGACTGACACAAAGACCGATGGAATTGTTATTCACATGCTCACGAAGGAAAGAAGAGTCGATTTAAACTTTGAATGCCTTTGGGCTAAAGATTccgaaaaggaaaaatacTCCTCTACTAGCAAAAATCATGATTCCGATGATATATTCAAGGGAATCAGATATTTCCATTCGACTAGTCAACTAAAAAGCAACAGCTTTGATCCCTACAATGTCACATTTGATAATTATGCCGATCAATTCAGAAGCTTGTTGAGAAAACACCTCGTTGATTACAAAGTTACAagtttgaaagatttgaaagatCATTTAGACTCTATGTACTCAGCTGGGATAACCATGAACTATTCGCtcattgttgaatatttcaatacAATACTCAAGTCTGAAGAATTCCATCAACCTTTCAACACAAATATGAAAGCCTACATTCATAGAGAgctgtttcttttcaaccTGCTAGATTCTTACTCTGTGCTTTTAACGAATGAACAGATTTTAGATCTCCTTTCCTTGATCATAGTGTCTGGGTCTGGGTTTAATAACGAATCTTTTCTCACGTTAAAATCTATTATTAAGACCTTTAATATTCAACAGAAGGAACTACACGACCATTCCAAGATACTCGGAAAAgttcaacttctttctGAGAAATTGACAGATAATTATAACTCAACTCATCGTGAGCTGAAGAGAAGAATTGATTCTTTACTTTTAACTGCATATGCGAACAAACAAAATTGGTTTAGTTTCTTCAAGGTATTAGATTCTGCAATTCAGAGAAATGATATACCCTTAGTGCAGGCATCCTTACCACTAGTTGCAGTATGTTCAGATAATCTGACTGCTTACCAATACGAAACGAAATACTTACCTTTGATAAAGGAAGCCGGCATGCCAAAGGAAATTGCAAGATTTGCTGATATTATATATGATAAGACACACGAATAA